The genomic stretch GCGCTCTCCTAAAGCGGGTGCCGCAGGTTCGAATCCTGCCGGGGGCACCAGGTCCGACCAGCAGGAAAGCGCCCTTGACCAGCGGGAACGCCAGTCAAGGGCTTCTTCATGCGTCCGGTGCTGTCCGGCTGTCTCTTATCGTCTACGGTTGATCGTGCCAAATACGTGCGCACGGCCTGATGTGCACACGGGCATGGACCACTCGTACTCGATCCCTGAGCCGGGGTCCCGAACTACCTTGGCGCGGCGCCCATCTGCCTACCAGCGTGACTCAGCGGCGCCATGGCGATCGTGCGAACGTTGCCCGACCACCATGATCACCTTACTGTCCTGATTTTGACGCTGGCTATGACGCTGGCTATGACCCTGGCTATGACGCTGGTCTTGGCTCTGCTGGCCCACTGGCCCCCTAATTTTGATCTTGGGGCCGGGCCTGGCTCCCCTGACGACACGCCCGATGGCCACCCCTTCGGGACCGTCCCCAACAGTGATGGTGTCGATGACGGTCCCGATGGCCACCCCTTCGGGACCGTCCCCAACAGTGATGGTGTCGATGACGGTGTTGGAGGCAGTATCGATCACCGACACATCATCCGAGGAGTTGTTGGTGACGTACACGCGGGTGCCATCGGGGGTGGCCGCCACCGCGAAGGGACCATCACCAAAGGTGATGGTGTCGATGACGGCGTTGGAGGCAGTATCGATCACCGACACATCATCCGAGAAGGCGTTGGCTACGTAGGCGCGAGCGCCATCAGGAGTGATCGCCACTCCTAGGGGATGGTCGCCGACAGTAATGGTGTCGATGACGGTGTTGGAGGCGGTGTCGATCACCGACACATCATCCGAGTCGGCGTTGGTGACGTAGGCGCGGGTGCCATCGGGGGTAATCGCCACTCCTTGGGGACCATCGCCGACGGTGATGGTGTCGATGACGGTGTTGGTGGCGGTACTGATCACCGACACATTATCCGAGTTGCCGTTGGTGACGTAGACACGGGTGCCATCGGGGGTAATCGCCACCGCGACTGGAGTGGTGCCGACGGTGATGGTGTGAGAGACGGCGTTGGTGGCGGTACTGATCACCGACACATTATCCGAAAAGGCGTTGGCTACGTAGACGCGGGTGCCATCAGGAGTGATCGCCACTCCTTGGGGACGGTCGCCGACGGGGATGGTGTCGATGACGGCGTTGGTGGCAGTACTGATCACCGCCACGTCATCGGACTCCTGGTTGGTGACGTATACGCGGGCGCCATTGGAGGTGATCGCCACTCCCTTGGGCTGGTCGCTGACGGGGATGGTGGCGATGATGGCGTTGGTGGCAGTATTGATCACCGACACGGTATTTGAGAAGACATTGGACACGTAGGCGAGCTGCCGGAACCGTGCGACGGCCGCCGCTGGAGTAGTCACCGCCATCGGCGGTGCCAGGCCAGCCACGATGGCCATCGCGACCAGGATGAGCCGAATACGAGGCCACCCGCGCGCATGAGATCGACCAGGTACTCCGACATGGTGACGATCCATGATGTTTGCCATCAAGCGCCTAAGCACGGCACCCCCCTATCAACGATGACCAGGGGTCCTGTTTAACCCGCAGGGCAGACCTCTCTAGGCAGCGGCTCGCTGACTTGGTGCTCGTATCCGCTAACTTGATCCATTCCTCGGATTGGCGGCATTTTGGCAGCCGCGATCGATGTGGAGTTGACCACGGCCGGGGAATCGCATTGCGGATGAAATCGCTACACTGTCGCGACGGGCGGCAGCACGGCGAAGGCACTTGTGATCTCGTCGGATGGGTTACAGGGTCTGTCCAGTGATCGGTGTATCTCGATCTTGACTTGATCTATCGGGTGGTCGGGGTCAGGCGGCCTTCGAAGGTGATGGCGAAGGCGTTCAGAGCGGCCTTCCAGCGGGTGATCCAGCGTTTGCGGCCCTTGCCGGTCGGGTCCAGGCTCATGATCGCCATGTAGACGCACTTGAGCGCGGCCTGCTCGTTCGGGAAGTGGCCGCGGGCCTTGACCGCCCTCCTGATACGGGCGTTGACCGACTCGATGGCGTTGGTCGAGCAGATCACCCGGCGGATCTCGGTGTCGAAGTTGAGGAAGGGCACGAACTCGGCCCAGGCGTCCTCCCACAACTTCACGATCGCCGGATACTTACCGCCCCAGACCTCGGCGAACTCATAGAACCGCTCGAGCGCCGCCGCCTCGGTCGGCGCGGTGTAGACCGGCTTGAGCGCCTTGGCGATGGCGTCCCAGTGCTGGCGGGCGGCATACCGGAACGAGGCACGCAGCAGGTGAACGACGCACGTTTGGACGACGGCCTGCGGCCAGACGGTCTCGATGGCCTGCGGCAGCCCCTTGAGCCCGTCGCAGACCACCATCAGCGCATCAGCGACGCCACGGTTCTTAATCTCGGTCAGCACGTGCAGCCAGAACTTGGCGCCCTCGCCGCCGTCGCCGGCCCACAAGCCGAGGATGTCGCGCTCGCCATCGACGGTGACCGCCATCGCCACGTAGACCGGCCGGTTGGCCACCTGGCCGTCCCGCAGCTTCACATGGATGGCATCGATGAAGATCACCGGGTAGACGGCGTCGAGCGGCCGGTTCTGCCACTCGG from Nonomuraea polychroma encodes the following:
- a CDS encoding IS256 family transposase, producing the protein MSTVIQASTEIDLEDAAVARKKSESSTDRELVARLVDQARAEGVELVGENGLLGRLTKLVLESALEGEITDHLGYDKHERAGSETGNSRNGTRSKTVITDVGPVEITVPRDRDGSFEPKIVRKRQRRLSGVDEMVISLAAKGLTTGEISAHLAEVYGAEVSKQTISTITDKVLDGMAEWQNRPLDAVYPVIFIDAIHVKLRDGQVANRPVYVAMAVTVDGERDILGLWAGDGGEGAKFWLHVLTEIKNRGVADALMVVCDGLKGLPQAIETVWPQAVVQTCVVHLLRASFRYAARQHWDAIAKALKPVYTAPTEAAALERFYEFAEVWGGKYPAIVKLWEDAWAEFVPFLNFDTEIRRVICSTNAIESVNARIRRAVKARGHFPNEQAALKCVYMAIMSLDPTGKGRKRWITRWKAALNAFAITFEGRLTPTTR
- a CDS encoding beta-propeller fold lactonase family protein, which gives rise to MAIVAGLAPPMAVTTPAAAVARFRQLAYVSNVFSNTVSVINTATNAIIATIPVSDQPKGVAITSNGARVYVTNQESDDVAVISTATNAVIDTIPVGDRPQGVAITPDGTRVYVANAFSDNVSVISTATNAVSHTITVGTTPVAVAITPDGTRVYVTNGNSDNVSVISTATNTVIDTITVGDGPQGVAITPDGTRAYVTNADSDDVSVIDTASNTVIDTITVGDHPLGVAITPDGARAYVANAFSDDVSVIDTASNAVIDTITFGDGPFAVAATPDGTRVYVTNNSSDDVSVIDTASNTVIDTITVGDGPEGVAIGTVIDTITVGDGPEGVAIGRVVRGARPGPKIKIRGPVGQQSQDQRHSQGHSQRHSQRQNQDSKVIMVVGQRSHDRHGAAESRW